In Chryseobacterium oranimense, a single window of DNA contains:
- a CDS encoding type I polyketide synthase, producing the protein MKNLTIIGLTPFEKPDVKLMQKLHESGAFPILSLGHDLTAAQAALDQIARTDISSYGIYLPNDKFISLQIPEKVRFAILPSGVSMNIVPDLPVIYQVTSLDEARLAEQSGAEGIIIKGNEAGGLVGYESTFVLFQRVIKEIQTIPVWVQGGIGLHTAAAVKSLGAAGIVLDSQLALFPESSVPQEIKDLSSKLNGTETKIIANHRVLVRPNSPALPENVTAEELRQYFTDLDPSKSYIPMGQDISLAIDLYEDFKSLKKMVFGFKEAMYGHLKQAKALEVISENNIMAQKLGLRYPIAQGPMTRVSDVPLFANAVADAGALPFVALSLLKGEQAKALVMETKKLAGEKTWGVGILGFAPQELREEQTAYILEAKPPVVLIAGGRPAQAKVFEKAGITTFLHVPSPALLDIFLKEGATNFIFEGRECGGHVGPLSSMVLWEKQIERILKEEHPENISVFFAGGIHNAFSTAFVSIMAAPLAARGVKVGVLIGTAYLYTEEAVRTGAIQEEFQVQAMQAKDTVLLETAPGHETRCLNTAFAKHFSTEKIKLLAAGMDKKEVWEQLEKLNVGRLRIAAKGIDRQGDKLVNVPKNEQLDLGMYMIGQVATMQNRVISLASLHQNVSIDNYKYIEEAALPEQPVSTEKPLDVAIVGMECIFPGAKNLEEYWRNIILGRDSVTEVPDERWNKELYYHPDSDGPDVSHSKWGGFIPKIDFDPLAFGIPPQSLAAIEPTQLLTLLVAKRAMEDAGYGEKHINRENISVIIGAEGGNDLANSYSFRGYYKQVFGELHEEVKQAFPHTTEDSFPGILANVIAGRITNRLDLGGRNFTVDAACASSLAAIDLACQELILGKSDMVLAGGADLHNGINDYLMFSSTHALSRKGRCATFDGDADGIALGEGVAILVLKRYEDAVRDGDRIYSVIKGVGGSSDGKALGLTAPRKIGQVRALERAYSQAGISPASVGLVEAHGTGTVVGDKTELSALTNLFSRSGAIPGQTHLGSVKTQIGHTKCAAGLAGLIKASLAVYHGVKPPTLHLQQPNAYYNAQTSPFAFYAESGLWGEKNRYAGISAFGFGGTNFHTVIANHPKEDDSAVLQSWPSELFVFRGDTYEDAKIPLSQIKSLLEVNGDIPLKDMAYSLAVGSEKPIQLTIVADTAEHLMMNIELALSDIESKDTFTVNKRDGKVAFLFPGQGSQRINMARDLFVAFPAMRNLIEGYPELEKVVFPSTTFDEAALKQQKETIKDTRLAQPILGIVDLALAKFLKSLDIVPDMVAGHSYGELPALCFAGVFEEEKLVDLSIQRAHAILDSVEGGDPGTMIAVSATREQLQPVLDKTEDCYPVNYNAPTQCVVAGSTSAINKLMEILKQERISAKKLEVVCAFHSPLLAKSKGLYNEVLKDIPFQEMQIPVWSNTTAETYPTAPSEIKERLTDHLVKPVRFVEELQAMYADGARIFIEVGPGKVLSGLTKSCLEKDQLTLYVEDSNRNKLSHLLSMLAQYLGTGRSFSIEKLFDGRNARLIHIDQPELYKKNPAIWRVNGQMAHPTTGNLPANGALPILNPIPMNNFTNNQPAPVAESQPAAERMLQEYLNTMKQLIQAQRDVMLSFLGQNPQVSPAPVYAAPVQAPVNDRLVTIPAQPVHVEKPAAVAVKQAPVKDIKTLLLQVVSDKTGYPHEMLGMEMDLEADLSIDSIKRVEIIGTLRSELGALTSGNADEDTIMEKLASIKTLSGLVSWLTELTGTPTAAPEKNGTAVTPAAEVESKSAFSLEELQNVILDIVSEKTGYPKEMLGLDLDLEADLSIDSIKRMEIIGDLKTKIGFGQDMDQADDLMEKLAAIKTLKGLASWISEMSGNTDAEPVQNLLSRLRFDLTPTDISTEQNTEIIKGKRFAITQDNSPQTMAIKNTLEKYGAIAELVDTERDLKDFDGLIILDLFSSPVKHSIIDHVDQIKKLDLDKAKWVYLISDIPAHIQELTDTRLLRHYKGYPGLFKSLAREFEQTSCRLISLSTPQEVDQITEIALKEILTTDKPSEVVYKHDQRHKIDVIPSPLSTSLDEAHIQLDQESVVLVLGGGQGITSELVKHMSEAYPCTYILVGRSADPRHSADSKEVEAIKTKDEIRSYLIKTGNFTSPAEIEKETVRIFKNNQILRTIRDMEQLGNTVLYQSLDLCDEEGLSDLIKNIYDKYARLDGVIHGAGLLEDKLFRQKTSSSFERVFDTKVKPLRVLAEQLRADCQFVVLFSSIASVYGNKGQTDYAAANSVLDDYAKALNKKLKGKVISINWGPWKGAGMVSSTLETEYERRGISLIPLDQGKEIFLNEIKYGTESQVLIMSGNNW; encoded by the coding sequence ATGAAAAACTTAACCATTATTGGACTAACACCCTTTGAAAAGCCGGATGTTAAACTTATGCAGAAGCTGCACGAGTCAGGTGCATTTCCCATCTTAAGCTTAGGCCACGACTTAACAGCTGCACAGGCAGCACTGGATCAAATTGCCAGGACAGATATATCTTCTTACGGGATCTATCTGCCAAACGACAAATTTATTTCCCTCCAGATTCCTGAAAAAGTAAGATTCGCGATCCTTCCGTCCGGAGTTTCAATGAATATTGTACCGGATCTGCCTGTTATCTATCAGGTAACCAGTTTGGATGAAGCCAGGCTTGCCGAACAATCTGGAGCCGAAGGAATTATTATAAAAGGAAATGAGGCAGGAGGCCTGGTAGGCTATGAATCAACTTTTGTACTGTTTCAGCGTGTCATCAAAGAGATTCAGACCATCCCTGTTTGGGTACAGGGAGGAATAGGACTGCACACAGCTGCTGCAGTAAAATCATTAGGAGCAGCCGGAATTGTACTCGATAGCCAGCTTGCATTGTTCCCGGAGAGTTCCGTTCCTCAGGAGATCAAAGACCTGTCTTCAAAACTGAACGGCACTGAGACTAAAATTATAGCCAATCACAGGGTATTGGTGAGACCGAACTCACCTGCATTACCTGAAAATGTCACGGCAGAAGAGCTGAGACAATATTTCACTGATCTTGATCCAAGTAAGAGCTATATTCCTATGGGTCAGGATATTTCATTGGCAATAGATCTGTATGAAGATTTCAAAAGCCTGAAAAAAATGGTTTTTGGTTTCAAAGAGGCCATGTATGGTCACCTGAAGCAGGCCAAAGCACTTGAGGTAATCAGTGAAAATAATATAATGGCTCAAAAGCTGGGATTACGTTATCCTATCGCACAGGGGCCAATGACCCGTGTAAGTGATGTTCCGTTGTTCGCCAATGCGGTGGCGGATGCAGGAGCTTTGCCTTTTGTTGCTTTGTCTTTACTGAAAGGTGAGCAGGCCAAAGCTTTGGTGATGGAAACCAAAAAACTGGCCGGTGAAAAAACATGGGGTGTAGGTATTCTTGGATTTGCTCCTCAGGAATTAAGAGAAGAACAGACGGCTTATATATTGGAAGCCAAACCTCCCGTAGTTCTTATCGCAGGAGGAAGACCTGCACAAGCTAAGGTATTCGAAAAGGCGGGTATTACAACCTTTCTTCATGTTCCTTCTCCTGCATTGCTGGATATTTTCCTGAAAGAAGGTGCTACTAACTTCATCTTTGAAGGCCGTGAGTGCGGCGGTCACGTAGGTCCGTTGTCAAGCATGGTTCTTTGGGAAAAACAGATTGAACGTATTTTAAAAGAAGAACATCCTGAAAATATCAGCGTATTTTTTGCAGGGGGAATTCATAATGCATTTTCAACGGCATTCGTTTCTATCATGGCAGCTCCTTTAGCGGCCAGAGGCGTAAAAGTTGGAGTATTGATCGGAACAGCCTATTTATATACGGAAGAAGCCGTTCGTACCGGAGCTATTCAGGAAGAATTCCAGGTGCAGGCGATGCAGGCAAAAGACACGGTCTTACTTGAAACTGCACCGGGACACGAAACACGTTGTTTAAATACAGCTTTTGCTAAACATTTCAGCACCGAGAAGATCAAACTTCTGGCAGCCGGAATGGATAAAAAAGAAGTTTGGGAGCAGCTTGAAAAACTCAATGTGGGCCGACTTAGGATTGCCGCAAAAGGAATCGATCGTCAGGGAGACAAATTGGTTAATGTTCCTAAAAACGAACAGTTGGATCTTGGAATGTACATGATCGGTCAGGTGGCTACGATGCAAAACCGCGTAATTTCCCTTGCATCCCTTCATCAGAACGTAAGTATTGATAACTATAAATATATTGAAGAGGCGGCTTTACCGGAACAGCCGGTATCCACAGAAAAACCTCTGGATGTAGCGATTGTCGGGATGGAATGTATTTTCCCGGGCGCTAAAAACCTTGAAGAATACTGGCGAAATATTATTTTGGGAAGAGACAGTGTCACGGAAGTTCCTGATGAGCGCTGGAATAAAGAACTTTACTACCATCCGGATTCAGACGGACCGGATGTATCTCACTCGAAGTGGGGCGGGTTTATTCCAAAAATTGATTTCGATCCATTGGCCTTCGGAATTCCTCCTCAATCTCTTGCCGCCATTGAGCCAACACAACTGTTGACTTTATTGGTTGCCAAGCGCGCGATGGAAGATGCAGGCTATGGAGAAAAACACATCAACAGAGAAAATATTTCTGTTATTATAGGTGCTGAAGGCGGTAATGATCTGGCCAACAGCTATAGTTTCAGAGGATACTATAAACAGGTTTTCGGAGAACTTCATGAAGAAGTGAAACAGGCATTTCCACATACGACGGAAGATTCATTCCCGGGTATTTTGGCAAATGTAATCGCAGGTAGAATTACGAACCGTCTGGATCTTGGCGGAAGAAATTTCACCGTAGATGCGGCGTGTGCTTCTTCTTTAGCAGCTATCGATCTGGCCTGTCAGGAACTGATATTAGGAAAATCCGATATGGTTCTTGCCGGGGGAGCAGATTTACATAACGGGATCAATGATTATCTGATGTTTTCCAGTACCCACGCACTTTCGAGAAAAGGAAGATGTGCTACATTTGACGGAGATGCTGACGGAATTGCCCTTGGAGAAGGCGTTGCAATCCTTGTGTTAAAAAGATACGAAGATGCCGTTAGAGATGGCGACCGTATTTATTCTGTGATCAAAGGAGTGGGAGGATCAAGTGACGGAAAAGCACTGGGTCTTACAGCACCTAGAAAAATAGGGCAGGTACGTGCTTTAGAACGTGCTTATTCCCAAGCAGGGATTAGTCCTGCATCAGTTGGTTTAGTGGAAGCTCACGGAACCGGAACTGTAGTAGGAGATAAAACCGAATTGAGTGCACTGACGAATTTATTCAGCCGTTCAGGAGCGATACCGGGACAGACTCACTTAGGTTCTGTAAAGACACAGATCGGGCATACCAAATGTGCGGCCGGATTAGCAGGGCTGATCAAAGCTTCGCTGGCAGTATATCATGGCGTAAAACCACCGACGCTTCACTTACAGCAGCCTAATGCTTATTATAATGCCCAAACCAGTCCTTTTGCTTTTTATGCAGAAAGTGGATTGTGGGGCGAGAAAAACCGTTATGCCGGAATCAGTGCTTTTGGATTCGGAGGAACCAATTTCCATACGGTTATTGCCAACCATCCTAAGGAAGATGATTCTGCTGTATTGCAATCGTGGCCGTCAGAATTATTTGTATTCCGTGGAGATACGTATGAGGATGCGAAAATTCCATTGTCACAGATTAAATCTCTATTGGAGGTTAATGGTGATATTCCATTAAAAGATATGGCTTACAGCTTAGCGGTAGGCTCAGAAAAACCAATTCAGTTAACCATCGTTGCTGACACTGCCGAACATTTGATGATGAACATCGAGCTGGCATTATCCGACATTGAAAGTAAAGATACTTTTACGGTAAATAAACGTGATGGTAAAGTAGCCTTCCTGTTCCCCGGACAGGGCAGTCAGAGAATTAATATGGCCCGCGATCTATTCGTAGCTTTTCCGGCTATGCGTAACCTGATTGAAGGATATCCTGAACTGGAGAAAGTAGTTTTTCCTTCAACAACATTTGATGAAGCTGCTTTAAAACAACAGAAAGAAACCATTAAAGATACCCGTCTAGCGCAGCCTATCTTAGGAATTGTTGACCTGGCTTTGGCTAAATTCCTGAAATCACTGGACATCGTTCCGGATATGGTGGCAGGCCACAGCTATGGTGAATTACCGGCTTTATGTTTTGCCGGAGTTTTTGAAGAAGAAAAACTGGTTGATCTAAGTATTCAAAGAGCCCACGCCATTCTGGATTCAGTAGAAGGCGGTGATCCGGGAACTATGATTGCGGTAAGCGCAACAAGAGAACAGTTGCAGCCGGTATTAGACAAGACAGAAGACTGTTATCCGGTTAATTATAATGCTCCGACCCAATGTGTAGTGGCAGGAAGTACGTCGGCGATCAATAAATTAATGGAGATCCTTAAACAGGAACGCATCTCTGCAAAGAAATTAGAAGTTGTGTGTGCATTTCACAGCCCGTTATTGGCCAAGTCCAAAGGCTTATATAATGAAGTCTTAAAAGATATTCCATTCCAGGAAATGCAGATTCCGGTTTGGTCGAATACGACGGCTGAAACCTATCCTACAGCGCCTTCAGAAATCAAGGAAAGACTGACGGACCATCTGGTAAAACCCGTGAGATTTGTAGAAGAACTTCAGGCGATGTATGCAGACGGAGCCAGAATATTCATCGAAGTAGGCCCTGGAAAAGTTCTTTCCGGACTGACTAAATCCTGCTTAGAGAAAGATCAGCTGACTCTGTATGTAGAAGACAGCAACCGAAATAAACTGAGCCATCTTCTTTCCATGCTGGCGCAATATTTGGGAACTGGCAGAAGCTTCAGCATTGAAAAACTTTTCGATGGCCGTAATGCCAGACTGATTCATATAGACCAGCCTGAACTGTACAAGAAAAATCCAGCCATCTGGCGTGTGAACGGACAAATGGCGCATCCAACCACAGGTAATCTGCCGGCTAACGGTGCATTACCGATATTAAATCCTATTCCCATGAACAATTTTACGAATAACCAACCAGCCCCTGTAGCCGAATCTCAGCCTGCCGCTGAACGTATGCTTCAGGAATATTTAAATACCATGAAACAGCTGATTCAGGCACAGCGTGATGTGATGCTTTCCTTTCTGGGGCAGAATCCACAAGTCAGCCCTGCACCTGTTTATGCTGCGCCGGTACAAGCACCAGTGAATGATCGTTTGGTGACGATTCCTGCACAGCCGGTCCATGTAGAAAAACCTGCTGCTGTTGCGGTAAAACAGGCTCCGGTAAAAGATATTAAAACCCTGTTGCTACAGGTGGTCAGCGATAAAACAGGATATCCTCACGAAATGCTCGGCATGGAAATGGACCTTGAAGCTGATTTGAGTATTGACTCTATCAAAAGGGTAGAAATCATCGGAACGCTTCGCAGTGAACTGGGAGCGCTTACATCAGGTAATGCCGATGAAGATACGATCATGGAAAAATTAGCATCGATCAAAACGCTAAGCGGTCTGGTTTCCTGGTTAACAGAATTGACAGGAACTCCAACAGCAGCTCCTGAAAAAAACGGAACTGCAGTAACACCGGCAGCAGAAGTAGAAAGTAAATCAGCATTCTCTCTTGAAGAGCTTCAAAATGTAATTCTGGATATCGTCAGTGAAAAAACAGGTTATCCGAAAGAAATGCTAGGATTGGATCTTGACCTTGAAGCAGATCTGAGCATTGACTCTATTAAAAGAATGGAAATTATCGGAGACCTGAAAACCAAAATAGGTTTCGGTCAGGATATGGACCAGGCTGATGATCTGATGGAAAAACTGGCGGCTATTAAAACATTAAAAGGATTGGCCTCATGGATCAGCGAAATGAGTGGAAACACCGATGCTGAACCTGTTCAGAATTTATTATCACGTCTTCGTTTTGACCTGACTCCAACCGACATTTCTACAGAACAGAATACGGAAATTATAAAGGGAAAACGTTTTGCGATCACTCAGGACAACAGTCCGCAAACCATGGCGATCAAAAACACCCTTGAAAAATATGGTGCTATTGCAGAATTGGTGGATACGGAAAGAGATCTTAAAGATTTTGACGGACTGATCATTCTGGACTTGTTCTCTTCACCTGTAAAACACAGCATCATTGATCACGTCGATCAGATCAAGAAACTGGATCTTGATAAAGCCAAATGGGTGTATCTGATTTCAGACATTCCGGCTCATATTCAGGAACTGACTGATACCCGTCTTTTACGCCATTACAAAGGCTATCCGGGACTTTTCAAAAGTTTAGCAAGAGAATTTGAACAAACCTCCTGCAGGCTGATCAGTCTGAGCACACCACAGGAAGTTGATCAGATTACAGAGATCGCTTTAAAAGAAATATTAACTACGGATAAACCTTCCGAAGTGGTTTACAAACATGATCAAAGGCATAAAATTGATGTCATCCCTTCTCCATTGTCTACAAGCCTTGATGAAGCACATATCCAGCTGGATCAGGAATCTGTGGTCTTAGTGCTTGGAGGCGGGCAGGGAATCACTTCTGAATTGGTGAAGCATATGTCCGAAGCGTATCCGTGCACCTATATTCTTGTGGGAAGATCGGCAGATCCAAGACATTCAGCAGATTCTAAAGAAGTAGAAGCTATAAAAACCAAAGATGAAATAAGAAGCTATCTGATTAAAACCGGAAACTTCACTTCTCCTGCTGAAATAGAAAAAGAAACCGTAAGAATTTTTAAAAACAACCAGATACTTAGAACCATCCGTGATATGGAGCAGCTGGGAAATACGGTATTGTATCAATCCTTAGATCTTTGTGACGAAGAAGGATTATCAGATTTGATCAAAAATATTTACGACAAATACGCCCGTTTAGACGGAGTTATTCATGGAGCAGGCCTTTTGGAAGACAAACTGTTCAGACAGAAGACATCTAGCTCATTTGAGCGTGTATTCGATACAAAAGTAAAACCGCTTCGTGTATTGGCAGAACAACTTCGAGCCGACTGTCAGTTTGTAGTGCTCTTCTCAAGTATCGCTTCGGTATACGGGAACAAAGGGCAGACAGATTACGCTGCGGCCAACTCTGTACTGGATGATTATGCGAAAGCTTTAAACAAAAAATTAAAAGGAAAAGTAATCTCCATCAACTGGGGCCCGTGGAAAGGAGCCGGAATGGTTTCATCGACTCTGGAAACAGAATATGAACGCCGCGGTATTTCTTTAATTCCATTGGACCAGGGGAAAGAAATCTTCCTTAACGAGATCAAATACGGAACCGAAAGTCAGGTATTGATCATGTCCGGAAACAACTGGTAA